From one Populus alba chromosome 17, ASM523922v2, whole genome shotgun sequence genomic stretch:
- the LOC140954787 gene encoding uncharacterized protein, producing the protein MTSPHGHVQPDEYVPSSPYSQFVLNDYETPVDRILLSDNPSSSNTPSAPQHTQGVGTLVCSRQHIDIQTTFSLSSNIVQTESNEINAARLSNPPQSTALASFHCDESEEFSEQTLNHQSTISQVIELNTLILGIKHTSVTIATLFFGCKNAWPVQPKQTHALHFAVIMERSCFLLHKNTPNYLDNLLNPNNGSSSKKFRREIRAYNSMFAFTSMGVVVDHSVNSRPGSYVFKVNGYCHHLMGSLLPMDNRGPKFAQLYIFDTDNEVSNRLQPFCNENFQSSLDSQIVVGLINMLDSSNQLVCLFRHAGQRFGDVEVPEFKLRLIGKRDDDSRQYDDPSLNDIGGLVVGDIGHCRSDRDIIIESLSGTLQRISKLHPKFMSLHYPLLFPYGEDGFHTDIPLAHQEQQQPKKREKQESTLIKGGRLYQQFLVDAFVNVEEERLDFIRANQENLRSEHYKGIHDVVTRGDIDGSTTGKIILPSSLTGSPRYMVNNYQDAMAICRCYGNPDLFITFTCNVNWPEICREIKKTRSYQPEDKPDIIARVFHSKLIDMMSFIKSGKPFGRTIADVCAVEFQKRGLPHTHLLVWLAPEFKFRSLEDVDSIISAEIPNKHQDPICYEIVSKFMMHGPCGAANPKAQCNQSLSSVLGRPGINKTMLTEWFERNRVDVDARDLFYSQFPNKYVWDARQKEWIVRSRGFCLGRIVYVHPAAGELYFLRMLLNHVKGAKSFEDLQQISGTIFPTFQLACKALGLLGDDKEWSDAFCEAIPTASSPQLRQLFINIIMFCEVADPNSLFDQFWHSMHDDIEYHLRSSFSMLNVRLSDDELKNYVLYELEQLFNAFGTSLEDHKLPMTNGRLMDEVRNKLLREELSYDLVELRNNHSLAMPLLNPSSLLLPGGRTTHSRFKIPLEVNESSTCEIKHNTHLSRLLEMTSLIVWDEAPMNNRFCFEALDRSLRDVLRLNNPFGGKSILLAEGLSPDQKDELRQFAEWILLIGDGQICDLTVSDDHDAAFIKIPCELQVEVIDSPIAAIVSAIYPDIERAHLDPFYFKDRAIVTPKNLTVSEINNFILDIIPGHKYNFLSCDSIQTTSGDIDNIDLLYPIEFINQLDFNGVPQHSISLKIGTPIMLLRNLSPSAGLCNGTRLIVTQLAERIIEAQIITGSNIGDRVFIPRIVFPVNDKNAPSQSNGDNFLLGLAML; encoded by the exons ATGACAAGTCCTCATGGACATGTTCAACCGGATGAGTATGTGCCATCTTCTCCATACTCACAATTTGTCTTGAATGACTACGAAACCCCTGTTGATAGAATCTTGCTATCCGATAACCCGAGCTCTTCAAATACACCATCTGCTCCACAACATACTCAAGGGGTTGGCACTTTGGTTTGTTCACGCCAGCACATAGATATACAAACCACCTTCTCCTTATCAAGCAACATAGTGCAAACTGAAAGTAATGAAATTAATGCAGCAAGGCTATCCAATCCTCCACAATCTACCGCACTTGCTTCATTTCACTGTGATGAATCTGAAGAATTCTCTGAGCAAACCCTTAATCATCAATCTACTATAAGCCAG gttattgaattgaataCATTGATTTTGGGGATAAAACATACAAGTGTAACCATTGCAACGCTCTTTTTTGGTTGCAAGAACGCTTGGCCCGTTCAGCCAAAACAAACCCATGCTTTACACTTTGCTGTAATAATGGAAAGGTCGTGCTTCCTGCTCCACAAGAACACACCTAACTATCTTGATAACCTCCTTAACCCAAACAATGGTTCATCGTCCAAGAAGTTTCGACGTGAAATTCGTGCTTATAACTCAATGTTCGCTTTCACGTCCATGGGGGTTGTGGTTGATCATTCTGTTAATTCTCGGCCTGGATCTTATGTTTTTAAGGTCAATGGATATTGCCACCATCTTATGGGTTCTCTTCTTCCCATGGATAATAGAGGCCCCAAGTTTGCACAGCTTTATATTTTCGATACAGATAATGAGGTTTCTAACCGGCTGCAACCATTctgcaatgaaaattttcaatcaagctTGGATAGTCAGATTGTTGTTGGTCTAATCAATATGCTTGATTCATCTAATCAATTGGTTTGTTTGTTCCGTCATGCTGGACAAAGGTTTGGGGATGTCGAGGTTCCAGAATTCAAACTTCGGTTAAttggtaaaagagatgatgACTCAAGGCAATACGATGATCCTTCTTTAAATGACATTGGTGGTTTGGTTGTTGGAGACATTGGTCATTGTCGATCTGATCgggacataattattgaaagttTATCTGGAACACTTCAGAGGATCTCAAAGCTTCATCCAAAATTTATGTCCCTTCATTATCCACTTCTTTTTCCATATGGTGAGGATGGTTTTCACACTGATATTCCATTAGCTCATCAAGAGCAGCAACAAcctaaaaaaag agaaaaacaagaaagcactCTCATAAAAGGCGGACGATTGTACCAGCAATTTTTGGTTGATgcatttgttaatgttgaagaGGAACGTTTGGATTTTATACGTGCAAACCAAGAAAATCTTAGAAGTGAGCATTACAAGGGAATACATGATGTTGTTACTAGAGGTGATATTGATGGATCAACTACAGGGAAAATTATACTTCCATCATCTTTAACAGGAAGCCCTCGGTATATGGTTAATAATTACCAAGATGCTATGGCCATATGTAGGTGTTATGGGAATCCTGATCTTTTTATCACATTTACCTGCAATGTTAATTGGCCTGAAATTTgccgagaaattaaaaaaacaaggagcTATCAACCTGAGGACAAACCTGACATCATAGCAAGGGTATTTCATTCCAAGCTAATTGATATGATGTCATTCATCAAGTCCGGAAAACCTTTTGGACGGACAATTGCTG atGTTTGCGCTGTGGAGTTCCAAAAAAGAGGTTTGCCACATACTCATTTGTTAGTTTGGCTAGCTCCAGAATTCAAATTCCGTTCGCTTGAGGATGTTGACTCTATTATTTCAGCTGAAATACCTAACAAGCATCAAGATCCTATTTGCTATGAGATCgtttcaaaatttatgatgCATGGTCCATGCGGCGCTGCAAATCCAAAGGCTCAAT GTAATCAATCCTTATCATCAGTTCTTGGGAGACCTGGCATTAATAAGACAATGCTCACAGAGTGGTTTGAGCGCAACAGGGTTGATGTCGATGCACGAGATCTATTTTACTCACAGTTTCCAAACAAGTATGTTTGGGATGCTAGGCAAAAAGAATGGATTGTTAGATCACGTGGATTTTGCCTTGGTCGCATTGTGTATGTCCATCCTGCAGCTGGAGAGTTGTATTTTCTCAGAATGTTACTTAATCATGTTAAAGGAGCAAAGAGCTTCGAAGACTTGCAGCAAATCTCTGGTACAATATTTCCAACTTTTCAACTTGCATGCAAGGCTTTGGGACTCTTAGGAGATGATAAAGAATGGTCAGATGCATTTTGTGAGGCTATTCCAACAGCTTCTTCTCCGCAGCTAAGGcaactttttattaatattattatgttttgcgAGGTTGCTGATCCAAATAGTCTTTTCGATCAATTTTGGCACTCCATGCATGATGACATTGAATATCATCTGAGATCTTCTTTCTCAATGTTGAACGTTCGTTTGTCTGATGACGAACTTAAGAACTATGTGTTGTATGAGCTTGAACAACTTTTTAATGCTTTCGGGACATCGTTGGAAGATCATAAACTTCCAATGACGAATGGTCGATTGATGGATGAAGTCAGGAACAAACTTTTAAGGGAAGAGCTTAGCTATGATCTTGTTGAGCTTAGAAATAACCATTCATTAGCTATGCCACTTCTTAATCCAT CTTCTCTTCTATTACCTGGAGGGCGAACAACCCATTCTAGATTTAAAATTCCATTAGAAGTTAATGAGAGTTCAACATGCGAGATTAAACACAACACTCACCTTTCACGACTACTGGAGATGACATCACTCATTGTTTGGGATGAGGCTCCAATGAATAATAGATTCTGTTTTGAAGCTTTGGACAGGTCTCTACGAGATGTTCTTAGACTTAACAATCCATTTGGTGGCAAGTCTATCTTATTAG CTGAAGGTTTAAGCCCAGACCAAAAGGATGAACTTAGACAGTTTGCAGAGTGGATCCTTTTAATTGGTGATGGACAAATATGTGATTTGACTGTTTCAGATGATCATGATGCGGCATTTATCAAAATCCCATGTGAGCTTCAGGTTGAAGTAATTGATTCTCCAATTGCAGCTATTGTCTCTGCCATATATCCTGACATTGAAAGGGCTCATCTTGACCCATTCTACTTTAAAGACAGAGCAATTGTTACACCGAAGAACCTAACTGTTTCtgagattaataattttatccttgatatTATACCTGGTCATAAATACAACTTTCTTAGTTGTGATTCTATCCAAACAACTTCTGGTGATATTGACAACATCGATTTATTGTATCCAATTGAATTTATCAACCAGCTTGACTTTAATGGTGTGCCCCAACACAGTATTTCATTGAAAATTGGCACACCGATTATGTTACTTCGGAACCTTAGTCCCTCTGCTGGTTTATGCAATGGAACAAGGCTTATTGTTACACAGCTTGCCGAGCGAATTATTGAAGCCCAAATTATTACCGGTTCTAACATTGGAGATCGAGTTTTTATTCCACGAATTGTCTTTCCAGTTAATGATAAAAATGCCCCTTCACAATCAAACGGAGACAATTTCCTATTAGGCCTTGCTATGCTATGA